The Phocoena phocoena chromosome 4, mPhoPho1.1, whole genome shotgun sequence genome contains a region encoding:
- the COL6A2 gene encoding collagen alpha-2(VI) chain isoform X1, which translates to MLPGPCSALLLWGLLGAVHAQQQEVISPSTSERNSCPEKADCPIHVYFVLDTSESITMQSPTDSLLYHMQQFVLQFISQLQDELYLDQVALSWRYGGLHFSDLVEVFSPPGSDRASFTKSLQGISSFRRGTFTDCMLANMTQEVRRLMGSVDFAVIITDGHVTGSPCGGIKLQAERAREEGIRLFAVPPNLKLNEQGLRDIASTPHELYRNNYATMRPDSTEIDEDTINRIIKVMKHEAYGECYKVSCLEIPGPPGPKGYRGQKGAKGNMGEPGEPGQKGRQGDPGIEGPIGFPGPKGVPGFKGEKGEFGAEGRKGAPGLAGKNGTDGQKGKLGRIGPPGCKGDAGDRGPDGYMGEAGSPGEPGDQGSKGDPGRPGRRGPPGDNGAKGSKGYQGNTGAPGSPGLKGAKGGPGPRGPKGEPGRRGDPGTKGSPGSDGPKGEKGDPGPEGPRGLAGEVGNKGAKGDRGLPGPRGPQGTVGEPGKQGSRGDPGDAGPRGDSGQPGPKGDPGRPGFSYPGLRGAPGEKGEPGPRGPEGGRGDFGSKGEPGRKGQKGEPADPGPPGEPGPRGQRGAPGPEGEPGPPGDPGLTECDVMTYVRETCGCCDCEKRCGALDVVFVIDSSESIGYTNFTLEKNFVINVVNRLGAIAKDPKSETGTRVGVVQYSHDGTFEAIQLDDERINSLSSFKEAVKNLEWIAGGTWTPSALKFAYDQLIKESRRQKTRVFAVVITDGRHDPRDDDLNLRALCNRDVTVTAIGIGDMFHEKHESENLYSIACDKPQQVRNMTLFSDLVAEKFIDDMEDVLCPDPQIVCPELPCQTELYVAQCTQRPVDIVFLLDGSERLGEQNFHKARRFVEEVSRRLTLARRDDDPLNARVALLQFGGPREQQVAFPLTSNLTVIQEALASARYLNSFSHVGAGIVHAINQVVRSARAGARRHAELDFVFLTDGVTGNDSLEEAVHSMRKQNVVPTVVAVGSDVDADVLSKISLGDPAAIFREKDYDSLAQPGFFDRFIRWIC; encoded by the exons ATGCTCCCAGGCCCCTGCTCCGCCCTCCTGCTCTGGGGCCTCCTGGGGGCCGTCCACGCTCAGCAGCAGGAGGTCATCAGCCCCAGCACCTCCGAGAGGAACAGCTGCCCAG AGAAGGCCGACTGCCCGATCCACGTGTACTTCGTGCTGGACACGTCGGAGAGCATCACCATGCAGTCCCCCACCGACAGCCTGCTCTACCACATGCAGCAGTTCGTGCTGCAGTTCATCAGCCAGCTGCAGGACGAGCTCTACCTGGACCAGGTGGCCCTGAGCTGGCGCTACGGCGGCCTGCACTTCTCCGACCTGGTGGAGGTGTTCAGCCCGCCCGGCAGCGACCGGGCCTCCTTCACCAAGAGCCTGCAGGGCATCAGCTCCTTCCGCCGCGGCACCTTCACCGACTGCATGCTGGCCAACATGACCCAGGAGGTCCGGCGGCTCATGGGCAGTGTCGACTTCGCGGTGATCATCACCGACGGCCACGTCACGGGCAGCCCGTGCGGGGGCATCAAGCTGCAGGCGGAGCGGGCCCGCGAGGAGGGCATCCGGCTCTTCGCGGTGCCGCCCAACCTGAAGCTGAACGAGCAGGGCCTGCGGGACATCGCCAGCACGCCGCACGAGCTCTACCGGAACAACTACGCCACCATGCGGCCCGACTCCACCGAGATCGACGAGGACACCATCAACCGCATCATCAAGGTCATG AAACATGAAGCCTACGGAGAG TGCTACAAGGTGAGCTGTCTGGAGATCCCCGGGCCCCCCGGCCCCAAGGGCTACCGCGGACAGAAG GGCGCCAAGGGCAACATGGGTGAGCCCGGAGAGCCTGGACAGAAGGGGCGACAG GGAGATCCAGGCATCGAAGGCCCCATCGGATTCCCAGGACCCAAG GGTGTTCCTGGTTTCAAAGGAGAGAAG GGCGAGTTTGGAGCCGAAGGGCGGAAG ggCGCCCCCGGCCTGGCGGGCAAGAACGGGACGGATGGACAGAAG GGCAAGTTGGGGCGCATCGGACCTCCTGGCTGCAAGGGAGACGCCGGGGATCGG GGCCCGGATGGTTACATGGGGGAAGCCGGCAGCCCTGGGGAGCCAGGAGATCAAGGCTCCAAG GGAGACCCTGGCCGCCCGGGACGCAGAGGGCCCCCCGGGGATAACGGGGCAAAAGGAAGCAAG GGCTACCAAGGCAACACCGGAGCCCCAGGAAGTCCCGGTCTGAAAGGAGCCAAGGGTGGGCCTGGGCCCCGAGGCCCCAAAGGCGAGCCC GGGCGCAGGGGAGACCCTGGAACCAAGGGCAGCCCAGGCAGCGATGGCCCCAAGGGCGAGAAG GGGGACCCTGGCCCTGAGGGGCCCCGGGGCCTGGCTGGAGAGGTTggcaacaaaggagccaag GGAGACCGAGGTTTACCTGGACCCAGAGGTCCCCAAGGGACTGTTGGAGAGCCCGGGAAGCAG GGATCTCGGGGAGACCCTGGGGATGCTGGCCCCCGCGGAGACTCGGGACAGCCTGGCCCCAAG GGAGACCCCGGCAGGCCTGGCTTCAGCTACCCGGGACTCCGAGGAGCACCT GGAGAGAAAGGCGAGCCTGGCCCCCGCGGCCCCGAG GGGGGCAGAGGTGACTTTGGGTCCAAAGGAGAACCCGGGAGGAAAGGCCAGAAGGGCGAGCCT GCAGATCCTGGTCCCCCTGGTGAGCCAGGCCCGCGGGGGCAGAGAGGAGCGCCAGGACCCGAG GGAGAGCCTGGCCCCCCAGGAGACCCCGGCCTCACG GAGTGCGACGTCATGACCTACGTGAGGGAGACGTGCGGGTGCTGTG ACTGTGAGAAGCGCTGTGGCGCTCTGGACGTGGTGTTCGTCATCGACAGCTCCGAGAGCATTGGCTACACCAACTTCACCCTGGAGAAGAACTTCGTCATCAACGTGGTCAACAGGCTGGGGGCCATCGCCAAGGACCCCAAGTCGGAGACAG GGACCCGCGTGGGCGTCGTGCAGTACAGCCACGACGGCACCTTCGAGGCCATCCAGCTGGACGACGAGCGCATCAACTCACTGTCCAGCTTCAAGGAGGCCGTCAAGAACCTTGAGTGGATCGCGGGCGGCACCTGGACGCCCTCAGCCCTCAAGTTCGCCTACGACCAGCTCATCAAGGAGAGCCGGCGCCAGAAGACCCGCGTGTTCGCGGTGGTCATCACGGACGGCCGCCACGACCCCCGCGACGACGACCTCAACCTGCGGGCGCTGTGCAACCGCGACGTGACGGTGACGGCCATCGGCATCGGGGACATGTTCCACGAGAAGCACGAGAGCGAGAACCTGTACTCCATCGCCTGCGACAAGCCGCAGCAGGTACGCAACATGACGCTTTTCTCCGACCTGGTGGCCGAGAAGTTCATCGACGACATGGAGGACGTGCTGTGCCCGG aCCCCCAGATCGTGTGCCCGGAACTTCCCTGCCAAACAG AGCTGTACGTGGCCCAGTGCACCCAGCGGCCCGTGGACATCGTCTTCCTGTTGGACGGCTCCGAGCGGCTGGGCGAGCAGAACTTCCACAAGGCGCGGCGCTTCGTGGAGGAGGTGTCCCGGCGGCTGACCCTGGCGCGCAGGGACGACGACCCGCTCAACGCGCGCGTGGCGCTGCTGCAGTTCGGAGGCCCGCGCGAGCAGCAGGTGGCCTTCCCGCTGACCTCCAACCTGACCGTCATCCAGGAGGCGCTGGCGAGCGCGCGCTACCTCAACTCCTTCTCGCACGTGGGCGCGGGCATCGTGCATGCCATCAACCAGGTGGTGCGCAGCGCGCGGGCCGGAGCGCGCCGCCACGCCGAGCTGGACTTCGTGTTCCTCACGGACGGCGTCACGGGCAACGACAGCCTGGAGGAGGCGGTGCACTCCATGCGCAAGCAGAACGTGGTGCCCACCGTGGTGGCCGTGGGCAGCGACGTGGACGCGGACGTGCTCTCCAAGATCAGCCTGGGTGACCCGGCCGCCATCTTCCG
- the COL6A2 gene encoding collagen alpha-2(VI) chain isoform X2, with protein MLPGPCSALLLWGLLGAVHAQQQEVISPSTSERNSCPEKADCPIHVYFVLDTSESITMQSPTDSLLYHMQQFVLQFISQLQDELYLDQVALSWRYGGLHFSDLVEVFSPPGSDRASFTKSLQGISSFRRGTFTDCMLANMTQEVRRLMGSVDFAVIITDGHVTGSPCGGIKLQAERAREEGIRLFAVPPNLKLNEQGLRDIASTPHELYRNNYATMRPDSTEIDEDTINRIIKVMKHEAYGECYKVSCLEIPGPPGPKGYRGQKGAKGNMGEPGEPGQKGRQGDPGIEGPIGFPGPKGVPGFKGEKGEFGAEGRKGAPGLAGKNGTDGQKGKLGRIGPPGCKGDAGDRGPDGYMGEAGSPGEPGDQGSKGDPGRPGRRGPPGDNGAKGSKGYQGNTGAPGSPGLKGAKGGPGPRGPKGEPGRRGDPGTKGSPGSDGPKGEKGDPGPEGPRGLAGEVGNKGAKGDRGLPGPRGPQGTVGEPGKQGSRGDPGDAGPRGDSGQPGPKGDPGRPGFSYPGLRGAPGEKGEPGPRGPEGGRGDFGSKGEPGRKGQKGEPADPGPPGEPGPRGQRGAPGPEGEPGPPGDPGLTECDVMTYVRETCGCCDCEKRCGALDVVFVIDSSESIGYTNFTLEKNFVINVVNRLGAIAKDPKSETGTRVGVVQYSHDGTFEAIQLDDERINSLSSFKEAVKNLEWIAGGTWTPSALKFAYDQLIKESRRQKTRVFAVVITDGRHDPRDDDLNLRALCNRDVTVTAIGIGDMFHEKHESENLYSIACDKPQQVRNMTLFSDLVAEKFIDDMEDVLCPDPQIVCPELPCQTDGPRPGGEPPVTFLRTEEGPDASFPRTIPLIQKLLNATELTQDPAAYSRLVAVLVYTAERAKFATGGERQDWMDLFIDAFKLVHRDIVGDPETVLALC; from the exons ATGCTCCCAGGCCCCTGCTCCGCCCTCCTGCTCTGGGGCCTCCTGGGGGCCGTCCACGCTCAGCAGCAGGAGGTCATCAGCCCCAGCACCTCCGAGAGGAACAGCTGCCCAG AGAAGGCCGACTGCCCGATCCACGTGTACTTCGTGCTGGACACGTCGGAGAGCATCACCATGCAGTCCCCCACCGACAGCCTGCTCTACCACATGCAGCAGTTCGTGCTGCAGTTCATCAGCCAGCTGCAGGACGAGCTCTACCTGGACCAGGTGGCCCTGAGCTGGCGCTACGGCGGCCTGCACTTCTCCGACCTGGTGGAGGTGTTCAGCCCGCCCGGCAGCGACCGGGCCTCCTTCACCAAGAGCCTGCAGGGCATCAGCTCCTTCCGCCGCGGCACCTTCACCGACTGCATGCTGGCCAACATGACCCAGGAGGTCCGGCGGCTCATGGGCAGTGTCGACTTCGCGGTGATCATCACCGACGGCCACGTCACGGGCAGCCCGTGCGGGGGCATCAAGCTGCAGGCGGAGCGGGCCCGCGAGGAGGGCATCCGGCTCTTCGCGGTGCCGCCCAACCTGAAGCTGAACGAGCAGGGCCTGCGGGACATCGCCAGCACGCCGCACGAGCTCTACCGGAACAACTACGCCACCATGCGGCCCGACTCCACCGAGATCGACGAGGACACCATCAACCGCATCATCAAGGTCATG AAACATGAAGCCTACGGAGAG TGCTACAAGGTGAGCTGTCTGGAGATCCCCGGGCCCCCCGGCCCCAAGGGCTACCGCGGACAGAAG GGCGCCAAGGGCAACATGGGTGAGCCCGGAGAGCCTGGACAGAAGGGGCGACAG GGAGATCCAGGCATCGAAGGCCCCATCGGATTCCCAGGACCCAAG GGTGTTCCTGGTTTCAAAGGAGAGAAG GGCGAGTTTGGAGCCGAAGGGCGGAAG ggCGCCCCCGGCCTGGCGGGCAAGAACGGGACGGATGGACAGAAG GGCAAGTTGGGGCGCATCGGACCTCCTGGCTGCAAGGGAGACGCCGGGGATCGG GGCCCGGATGGTTACATGGGGGAAGCCGGCAGCCCTGGGGAGCCAGGAGATCAAGGCTCCAAG GGAGACCCTGGCCGCCCGGGACGCAGAGGGCCCCCCGGGGATAACGGGGCAAAAGGAAGCAAG GGCTACCAAGGCAACACCGGAGCCCCAGGAAGTCCCGGTCTGAAAGGAGCCAAGGGTGGGCCTGGGCCCCGAGGCCCCAAAGGCGAGCCC GGGCGCAGGGGAGACCCTGGAACCAAGGGCAGCCCAGGCAGCGATGGCCCCAAGGGCGAGAAG GGGGACCCTGGCCCTGAGGGGCCCCGGGGCCTGGCTGGAGAGGTTggcaacaaaggagccaag GGAGACCGAGGTTTACCTGGACCCAGAGGTCCCCAAGGGACTGTTGGAGAGCCCGGGAAGCAG GGATCTCGGGGAGACCCTGGGGATGCTGGCCCCCGCGGAGACTCGGGACAGCCTGGCCCCAAG GGAGACCCCGGCAGGCCTGGCTTCAGCTACCCGGGACTCCGAGGAGCACCT GGAGAGAAAGGCGAGCCTGGCCCCCGCGGCCCCGAG GGGGGCAGAGGTGACTTTGGGTCCAAAGGAGAACCCGGGAGGAAAGGCCAGAAGGGCGAGCCT GCAGATCCTGGTCCCCCTGGTGAGCCAGGCCCGCGGGGGCAGAGAGGAGCGCCAGGACCCGAG GGAGAGCCTGGCCCCCCAGGAGACCCCGGCCTCACG GAGTGCGACGTCATGACCTACGTGAGGGAGACGTGCGGGTGCTGTG ACTGTGAGAAGCGCTGTGGCGCTCTGGACGTGGTGTTCGTCATCGACAGCTCCGAGAGCATTGGCTACACCAACTTCACCCTGGAGAAGAACTTCGTCATCAACGTGGTCAACAGGCTGGGGGCCATCGCCAAGGACCCCAAGTCGGAGACAG GGACCCGCGTGGGCGTCGTGCAGTACAGCCACGACGGCACCTTCGAGGCCATCCAGCTGGACGACGAGCGCATCAACTCACTGTCCAGCTTCAAGGAGGCCGTCAAGAACCTTGAGTGGATCGCGGGCGGCACCTGGACGCCCTCAGCCCTCAAGTTCGCCTACGACCAGCTCATCAAGGAGAGCCGGCGCCAGAAGACCCGCGTGTTCGCGGTGGTCATCACGGACGGCCGCCACGACCCCCGCGACGACGACCTCAACCTGCGGGCGCTGTGCAACCGCGACGTGACGGTGACGGCCATCGGCATCGGGGACATGTTCCACGAGAAGCACGAGAGCGAGAACCTGTACTCCATCGCCTGCGACAAGCCGCAGCAGGTACGCAACATGACGCTTTTCTCCGACCTGGTGGCCGAGAAGTTCATCGACGACATGGAGGACGTGCTGTGCCCGG aCCCCCAGATCGTGTGCCCGGAACTTCCCTGCCAAACAG ATGGACCGCGGCCTGGCGGCGAGCCCCCGGTCACCTTCCTCCGCACGGAAGAGGGCCCGGACGCCTCCTTCCCCAGGACCATCCCCCTGATCCAAAAGTTGCTAAACGCCACGGAGCTCACACAGGACCCAGCCGCCTACTCCAGGCTGGTGGCTGTGCTGGTCTACACCGCGGAGCGGGCCAAGTTCGCCACAGGAGGCGAACGGCAGGACTGGATGGACCTGTTCATTGACGCCTTTAAGCTGGTGCACAGGGACATCGTGGGGGACCCCGAGACCGTGCTGGCGCTCTGCTGA